A window of Salmo trutta chromosome 31, fSalTru1.1, whole genome shotgun sequence contains these coding sequences:
- the LOC115169667 gene encoding 3-ketodihydrosphingosine reductase translates to MSYEEGLSSTITDWLFFNSWWLLLPFIMLLVVAAFIVAFVLLLYMISPLISPKPLKLNGAHVVVTGGSSGIGKSIAMECYRQGAFITLVARDESKLVQAKKEVEKCAINDKQVVLCISVDVSKDYGQVESVIKQCQEKLGPVDMLVNCAGTSFSGKFEEVEVERFRSLMEVNYLGSVYPTRAVITTMKERRMGRIMFVSSQAGQIGLFGYTAYSPSKFALRGLAESLQMEMKPYNIYVTIAYPPDTDTPGLAEENRTKPLETRLISETSGVTQPEQVAKTVVKDAVQGNFNSSVGPDGYMLSALTCGMSPVTSITEGLQQIVTMGLFRTVALFYLGSFDSIVRRCMIEREQSKAADKRE, encoded by the exons ATGTCCTATGAGGAAGGGTTGAGTTCAACGATCACGGATTGGCTTTTCTTCAATTCCTGGTGGCTCCTTTTGCCTTTTATCATGCTCCTAGTCGTTGCTGCATTCATCGTTGCCTTCGTGTTGCTGTTGTATATGATATCCCCTTTGATTAGCCCAAAACCTCTCAAATTAAATGGGGCCCACGTCGTG GTCACTGGAGGCTCCAGTGGAATAGGGAAAAGCATTGCTATGGAGTGCTACAGACAAGGAGCCTTCATCACACTAGTGGCAAGAGACGAG AGTAAATTGGTTCAAGCGAAAAAAGAAGTAGAGAAATGTGCGATTAATGACAAGCAG GTTGTGCTCTGCATATCAGTTGACGTGTCCAAGGACTACGGACAGGTGGAAAGTGTGATTAAGCAG TGTCAAGAGAAGCTTGGTCCGGTGGACATGCTGGTGAACTGTGCTGGGACGTCCTTCTCTGGGAAGtttgaggaggtggaggtggagcgCTTCAGA AGTCTGATGGAGGTGAACTACCTGGGCAGTGTGTATCCCACACGGGCCGTAATCACCACTATGAAGGAGCGGAGGATGGGACGCATCATGTTTGTCTCCTCCCAGGCTGGCCAGATCGGCCTGTTTGGCTACACTGCCTACTCCCCGTCCAAGTTTGCCCTTCGTGGTCTGGCTGAGTCCTTGCAGATGGAA ATGAAGCCATATAATATCTATGTGACAATTGCCTACCCCCCTGACACTGACACACCAGGACTAGCAGAGGAGAATAGGACAAAG CCTTTAGAGACCAGGCTGATCTCCGAGACGTCTGGGGTGACTCAGCCGGAGCAGGTTGCTAAAACCGTGGTCAAGGATGCCGTG CAGGGGAACTTCAACAGCTCTGTGGGGCCTGACGGCTACATGCTCTCGGCTCTCACCTGTGGAATGTCACCTGTCACCTCCATCACAGAGGGCCTCCAGCAG ATTGTGACCATGGGGCTGTTCCGGACCGTCGCTCTGTTCTACCTGGGGAGTTTCGACAGCATTGTGCGTCGCTGTATGATCGAGAGGGAGCAGTCCAAAGCAGCGGACAAGAGGGAGTAA